From a region of the Seleniivibrio woodruffii genome:
- a CDS encoding YggT family protein: MPIISMLIKSYLVILLLRSVMTRQELYFNPIGKIVGRLTDPLIEKALKLNKKNADNLTFVFVLIAAVLIALMYYALGGMSIAVASFFAVSEMLTFMMMFYIVCIILGVFVGNSRMSYFTMYFNRLASFWVKAVRVVFPIKSNAVVIPAILLVFAFFTVVNGAVILFMQHGTDFSFVSSSLTSSMFMSLKSGLLSMVSLLGIYIWIIIIRALMSWVSPDPSNPVVQTIHALTDPVLIPFSRMIPPLGPVDLSPMILIFLLYFLKNMLLRLIGMML, encoded by the coding sequence TCTTGTCATTCTGCTTCTGCGCAGTGTCATGACCAGACAGGAGCTTTATTTTAACCCCATCGGCAAAATAGTGGGCAGACTCACCGATCCTCTTATTGAAAAAGCATTGAAACTGAACAAGAAAAACGCAGACAACCTTACATTCGTCTTCGTTCTGATTGCGGCGGTTCTCATTGCGCTGATGTATTACGCATTGGGCGGAATGAGCATTGCAGTCGCTTCGTTTTTTGCAGTTTCGGAGATGCTGACCTTCATGATGATGTTCTACATCGTCTGTATCATTCTCGGTGTTTTTGTCGGCAACAGCCGTATGTCATATTTTACAATGTATTTTAACCGTCTCGCATCCTTCTGGGTTAAGGCGGTAAGGGTTGTTTTTCCTATCAAAAGCAATGCGGTGGTCATTCCCGCCATATTGCTTGTTTTCGCATTTTTTACCGTGGTTAACGGAGCAGTAATTCTTTTTATGCAGCACGGAACAGATTTTTCATTTGTTTCATCCAGTCTTACTTCATCAATGTTCATGTCTCTCAAATCAGGTCTTTTGTCCATGGTCAGCCTTCTGGGTATCTATATCTGGATCATCATTATCCGCGCTCTTATGAGCTGGGTAAGCCCCGATCCTTCGAACCCCGTTGTTCAGACCATCCATGCGCTGACTGATCCGGTTCTGATACCCTTCAGCCGCATGATCCCCCCTTTGGGGCCGGTGGATTTAAGCCCTATGATCCTGATCTTCCTGCTGTATTTTCTCAAGAACATGCTCCTCAGGCTCATCGGAATGATGCTTTGA